In Xanthomonas campestris pv. phormiicola, the DNA window TGCGTGTTCGCTGCGCGCTTCAGTCCTTGACGATCTGCGGACGCCCGAAGCCGAGGCCGGCGATGCGGCTGGCCAGCTCGGTGGCGCGGCCATGGTCCTCGGCCGCGACCCGCAGCCGCCACAGCGTGCGCCCGCCGGACACGATATCGCTGACGCTGGCGCCGACGATGCCGGCCGAGGCCAGCTGCGACAGCGCGCGGTTGGCATTCTCGCGGCTGGCGAAGCTGGCCACCTGCAGCAGGATGCCGAGCGGGCCGCGCGCCGCCGCGCTGTCGGCGGCCGCACGGGTCGCCGACACGAGCGGTGCGGCAGGCGCCGGTGCCGACGTCGCGACGGCCGCCGCGGTGGGTGCCGGCACGGCGGCAGCGGTGGCGCGCCGCGTCGGTGCCGGGGCGGCGGCCACGGCCGCATCGACCTTGGCCGGCTTGCCGGTGGCCACGCGCACGCCGCGCGATTTCATCCAGTCGTCGAAATGGTCGGCATTGGCCGCGGTGTCGGCATCGGCCTGCACGCGGTAGCGCCAGCGCTCGCCTTCCGGCAAGGCGGCCGCCGCCGCGGTCGCACTGGCGGCACTGGGCGCAGCGGTGCTGGACGCGGCAGCGCTGCGCGCCGGCACGCTGGCTGCGGCGACGACGCTGGCCGGCTTGGCCGGCAAGGCCTTGACCAGGTTGTCCATGTCGGTGGCGCGACGCGCCGCCGCGGTCTGCGCGGCACTGCCCGCTGCGGCCGCGCTGGCCAGCGCGGTGCCGGTCGCGACCTGCTTGCCGGTCCGCCGCGACGCGAGCAGGTTGCCGTTGTCGGCCGGGGTCAGCCCGCGCACTTCGACGCGGCCGGTGCCCTTGCCGGTGATGCCGAGCTTGACCGCCGCCGCGTAGCTCAGGTCGATGACCCGATCGTCGTGGAACGGGCCGCGGTCGTTGACCCGCACCACCACCGATTCGCCGTTGTCCAGGTTGGTGACCAGGGCGAAGCTGGGCAGCGGCAGGGTCTTGTGCGCGGCGGTGAACGCGTACATGTCGTAGACCTCGCGGTTGGAGGTCAGCCGGCCATGGAACTTGCTGCCGTAGTACGAGGCGGTGCCGCGTTCGACGTAGCTGTGCGGGTCGTCGATGATCTTGTATTCGCGGCCGA includes these proteins:
- a CDS encoding septal ring lytic transglycosylase RlpA family protein, which encodes MNPNALLRIVPVVALLALAACSSAPKKTAGGGAAAPGVRVEGRGPAHVATGCPSTSPYAPAKEDPSTRGNYTAGGLYAPGVSDSTPDYVPNVACIPEPLVTNEPRSAVGNRSPYMVLGREYKIIDDPHSYVERGTASYYGSKFHGRLTSNREVYDMYAFTAAHKTLPLPSFALVTNLDNGESVVVRVNDRGPFHDDRVIDLSYAAAVKLGITGKGTGRVEVRGLTPADNGNLLASRRTGKQVATGTALASAAAAGSAAQTAAARRATDMDNLVKALPAKPASVVAAASVPARSAAASSTAAPSAASATAAAAALPEGERWRYRVQADADTAANADHFDDWMKSRGVRVATGKPAKVDAAVAAAPAPTRRATAAAVPAPTAAAVATSAPAPAAPLVSATRAAADSAAARGPLGILLQVASFASRENANRALSQLASAGIVGASVSDIVSGGRTLWRLRVAAEDHGRATELASRIAGLGFGRPQIVKD